In Sporosarcina psychrophila, a genomic segment contains:
- a CDS encoding ABC transporter permease, producing the protein MEVTIMLSMRRILFFMRQYNKQLKKKWATLLLLFLFPIILIGSLLLLVAGLLLPEEDSPIRVALVDEDRTQETILFSGLLEETASDNQFIQIISITKENAVKLMEQNQISSYFTFPSGFTEDLYEGQSVTVPIVGNPSRPTDSFLVKELVESMMRYISVAQSTILTVNEYAKKTDMPKEERQEMMFQQFMDFSLYTFGKDKLLDEEMITNVATSSPTHYYILSGWFITMSVWLFAIYTILGKEEHSSMLIRMKLFGVTTWQRILARILVSLGYSLVVVAVAFFIIGEFVGFELFFIDYFRFGLFTILNALLFLVGIALIDVWISSRKVILLLQSFYTFVLIFTSGAVIPTLYFPQVIQGVLPYIFSYVSLNWMIDIVLEGRNYANFITLTVIATIGLLLLWLSTVGKERWIR; encoded by the coding sequence ATGGAAGTGACCATTATGCTATCCATGAGAAGAATACTATTTTTCATGCGCCAATATAATAAACAGTTGAAGAAGAAGTGGGCAACACTTCTTCTTCTTTTTCTATTTCCAATTATTTTGATAGGCTCACTGTTGCTCCTGGTGGCTGGTTTACTGCTGCCTGAAGAAGATTCACCAATCCGGGTGGCTTTGGTTGATGAAGACAGAACGCAGGAAACGATACTGTTTAGTGGGCTACTGGAAGAAACAGCCTCGGATAATCAGTTCATCCAAATCATATCAATAACGAAAGAAAATGCTGTGAAACTTATGGAGCAAAACCAAATCAGTTCCTATTTTACATTTCCGAGCGGATTTACGGAGGATTTGTATGAAGGTCAATCCGTGACGGTTCCTATTGTTGGAAACCCATCGCGTCCAACAGATAGTTTTCTTGTGAAAGAGTTAGTGGAAAGTATGATGCGTTACATCTCTGTAGCTCAGTCGACTATTCTTACCGTCAATGAGTACGCAAAAAAAACGGATATGCCCAAAGAAGAACGACAAGAAATGATGTTTCAACAGTTTATGGATTTCAGTTTGTACACATTTGGAAAAGATAAGCTACTTGATGAAGAAATGATTACAAATGTGGCGACGTCATCACCAACGCACTATTACATATTGTCCGGCTGGTTTATAACTATGTCAGTCTGGCTTTTCGCCATCTATACTATTTTAGGGAAAGAAGAGCATTCCTCGATGCTAATTCGGATGAAACTGTTCGGTGTAACTACGTGGCAACGTATCCTCGCAAGAATTCTGGTCTCTTTAGGATATAGCCTTGTCGTTGTGGCAGTAGCCTTTTTCATTATCGGTGAGTTTGTTGGATTTGAACTTTTCTTTATTGATTATTTCCGGTTTGGTTTATTTACTATTCTTAATGCTTTATTGTTTTTAGTTGGCATAGCGCTAATCGATGTCTGGATTTCATCTCGAAAAGTCATTCTTTTATTACAAAGTTTCTATACGTTCGTACTAATTTTCACAAGTGGTGCAGTTATACCGACGCTCTACTTTCCGCAAGTGATACAAGGTGTTTTACCGTATATCTTTTCATACGTTAGCTTGAATTGGATGATTGATATTGTATTGGAAGGGCGAAACTATGCGAACTTCATAACACTAACTGTCATTGCTACTATCGGACTACTCCTTCTTTGGCTATCAACAGTCGGAAAAGAGAGGTGGATTCGATGA
- a CDS encoding ABC transporter permease produces MKNVVFIRLMRLKKDWKSLLCWMLLPIVMTVLIMQGVVTWQEETRVPIALVVEEQTEMAARLVDDIASTELLHIQFISLDEALHKLEQHELDSVFVIRKGYEDHILANRRNQLIEAYSSNRSFAYRAVVETITSYAQQDAARSKAAFVIKQLFSDYGMEDEWSYEEVIESSREREKSEALLRSSFSYYDKENTAEEQTLPLLKAWGVWAFFAIITTFFLFDWMLKENRPSMRQRWLFTEISFKKYACLSLLFFTVIIFLIDLVTVFIFSSLFQEAWTIRVLISLFTFRLTINLLAFLLASVYKQLFMYYISSLGIALLLIVVGGSIIPMDGLKGKWPWIEELSPVQSLLDGTIPLTWLFVMIALLTVWIHRGGKANA; encoded by the coding sequence ATGAAAAATGTTGTGTTTATCCGCTTGATGCGTTTGAAGAAGGACTGGAAAAGTCTTTTATGCTGGATGCTTCTGCCAATCGTTATGACAGTGCTAATTATGCAAGGTGTTGTGACTTGGCAAGAGGAGACTAGAGTGCCGATAGCTCTTGTCGTTGAGGAACAGACTGAAATGGCAGCGCGTCTAGTTGACGATATCGCGAGTACGGAGCTTCTCCATATCCAGTTCATATCCCTAGATGAAGCACTACATAAACTCGAACAGCATGAGTTGGATAGTGTGTTCGTTATTCGCAAGGGGTATGAAGATCATATACTGGCAAACCGGCGAAATCAGCTTATCGAGGCATACTCTTCCAATCGGTCTTTTGCTTATCGAGCTGTCGTCGAAACGATTACGTCCTATGCTCAACAAGATGCAGCCCGTTCAAAAGCAGCTTTCGTTATCAAACAATTATTCTCGGATTATGGTATGGAAGATGAATGGAGTTACGAAGAAGTTATTGAGAGTAGTCGCGAAAGGGAAAAAAGTGAAGCACTGCTCCGATCGAGTTTTTCTTATTATGATAAGGAAAATACCGCTGAAGAACAAACGTTACCGCTACTGAAAGCATGGGGTGTTTGGGCATTCTTCGCAATCATCACGACATTCTTCCTATTCGACTGGATGCTAAAAGAAAATCGACCATCGATGCGTCAGCGCTGGTTATTCACTGAAATCTCTTTTAAAAAGTATGCATGTTTATCATTGCTGTTTTTTACAGTTATCATTTTCCTCATCGATCTTGTCACGGTGTTCATCTTCTCATCATTATTCCAGGAAGCATGGACAATTCGAGTTCTGATTTCACTATTTACTTTCCGGCTGACGATAAATTTGCTGGCGTTTCTACTCGCAAGCGTCTACAAGCAATTGTTTATGTACTATATAAGTAGCTTGGGGATTGCGTTGTTGCTGATTGTAGTCGGTGGGTCAATCATACCGATGGATGGGCTAAAGGGGAAGTGGCCGTGGATTGAAGAACTTAGTCCGGTCCAATCGTTACTGGATGGGACGATACCTCTGACATGGCTTTTCGTTATGATTGCTTTGCTCACTGTTTGGATTCATAGAGGAGGGAAGGCAAATGCTTAA
- a CDS encoding ABC transporter ATP-binding protein, protein MLNVTGLQKKYKEKTVLENVSFQMKPGEIVGLVGENGAGKSTLLQLLATVIQPTQGDIQLDELSYMTDVKGIRRLIGYVPQDISVWEELTVEENMLFFEQLSWKKRTKEECRQLCLDMQLTHWKEGVQSLSGGMKRKLNLAISLLHDPTFLLLDEPTVGIDLKSKKEIGSYLHRLAKNEGKMIMYTSHDMDEITTVCDRVYTIGKDPFYMNLLMENKIFVEQLK, encoded by the coding sequence ATGCTTAACGTGACGGGACTACAGAAAAAGTACAAGGAAAAGACCGTTTTAGAAAATGTGTCTTTTCAAATGAAGCCTGGAGAAATTGTTGGTCTCGTTGGGGAAAATGGTGCAGGAAAATCAACCTTGCTTCAATTATTGGCGACAGTTATTCAGCCGACTCAAGGCGATATTCAATTGGATGAACTTTCTTATATGACTGATGTAAAGGGCATCAGGCGCTTAATCGGTTATGTCCCTCAAGATATATCGGTTTGGGAGGAACTCACAGTAGAGGAAAATATGCTTTTTTTTGAACAGCTGTCGTGGAAAAAACGTACAAAAGAGGAATGCCGGCAACTTTGTTTGGATATGCAATTGACGCATTGGAAGGAAGGAGTTCAATCGTTATCGGGCGGTATGAAAAGGAAATTGAACCTAGCAATCAGCCTGCTCCATGATCCGACTTTCTTGTTGTTAGATGAACCTACAGTTGGTATCGATCTAAAATCCAAAAAGGAGATAGGTTCGTATTTGCATAGGTTGGCGAAAAATGAAGGGAAAATGATTATGTACACTTCTCATGATATGGACGAAATTACTACCGTTTGCGACCGAGTTTATACAATCGGAAAAGATCCGTTTTATATGAATTTATTGATGGAGAATAAAATTTTCGTAGAACAGTTGAAATGA